A stretch of the Archangium violaceum genome encodes the following:
- a CDS encoding sensor histidine kinase: MIHEFDALREGQLAWQGLLRLAAATLECQDDTRVEWDADRMAQVLTNLLSNAVRYAHEGTRVTVHSRRRDDHILISVHNQGDPIAEEVRPRLFQPMTQGPGQRAHAGRSIGLGLFIVDQLLRAHGGTIDVSSTAEQGTTFTARLPLRAQPG, translated from the coding sequence GTGATCCACGAGTTCGACGCGCTGCGCGAGGGTCAGCTCGCGTGGCAGGGCCTACTTCGCCTCGCCGCGGCGACCCTGGAGTGTCAGGACGACACGCGCGTCGAATGGGACGCGGACCGCATGGCGCAGGTCCTCACCAACCTGCTCTCCAATGCCGTGCGGTACGCGCATGAAGGGACACGCGTGACGGTGCACTCGAGGCGTCGGGACGACCACATCCTCATCAGCGTCCACAACCAGGGAGACCCCATCGCCGAGGAGGTGCGGCCCCGGCTCTTCCAGCCCATGACCCAGGGCCCTGGCCAGAGGGCTCACGCCGGGCGGAGCATCGGCCTGGGTCTCTTCATCGTGGACCAACTCCTACGGGCCCACGGCGGCACCATCGACGTGAGCTCCACGGCCGAGCAGGGCACGACCTTCACCGCGCGCCTGCCCTTGCGCGCCCAGCCGGGCTGA
- a CDS encoding beta-ketoacyl-ACP synthase III produces the protein MARTQIIGTGSYAPEKVLTNADLEKIVDTTDEWITERTGIRKRRVAAPGETTSDMAVQAARRALEMAGVRPEELGLIVVGTVTPDMPMPSCAAVVQAKLGAKNAFAFDVSAACSGSLYALTVADQFIRTGQVKRALVIGAEMLSRTVNWEDRNTCVLFGDAAGAMVIAPTDDAERGLLSTHLYTDGSFAEILCIPGGGTSRPPCEEMLKEKLHTLHMNGREVFKFAVRALADSTHTALKANGLHVRDVDHVISHQANIRILEAVLQRLELPVDKCWLNLHEYGNTSSASLPMTLDEANRAGRLKQGDVVAMMAIGAGMTWGSAVMRW, from the coding sequence TTGGCACGAACGCAGATCATCGGAACCGGCTCGTACGCACCGGAGAAGGTCCTGACCAACGCCGACCTCGAAAAGATCGTCGACACGACGGACGAGTGGATCACCGAGCGTACCGGTATCCGCAAGCGTCGGGTGGCGGCGCCCGGAGAGACGACCAGCGACATGGCCGTGCAGGCGGCCCGGCGCGCGCTGGAGATGGCGGGAGTCCGGCCGGAGGAACTGGGGCTCATCGTGGTGGGCACAGTGACGCCGGACATGCCCATGCCCTCTTGCGCCGCGGTGGTGCAGGCCAAGCTGGGTGCGAAGAACGCCTTCGCCTTCGATGTGTCGGCGGCGTGCTCCGGCTCGCTCTATGCCCTCACCGTGGCGGACCAGTTCATCCGTACCGGCCAGGTGAAGCGCGCGCTCGTCATCGGCGCGGAGATGCTCAGCCGCACCGTCAACTGGGAGGACCGCAACACCTGCGTGCTCTTCGGGGACGCGGCGGGTGCCATGGTGATCGCCCCCACCGACGACGCGGAGCGCGGGCTGCTCTCCACGCACCTGTACACGGATGGCTCCTTCGCGGAGATCCTCTGCATTCCGGGCGGAGGCACGAGCAGGCCGCCCTGCGAGGAGATGCTGAAGGAGAAGCTGCACACGCTGCACATGAACGGCCGCGAGGTCTTCAAGTTCGCGGTGCGCGCGCTGGCGGACTCGACGCACACGGCCCTGAAGGCGAACGGGCTGCACGTGCGGGACGTGGACCATGTGATTTCACATCAGGCCAACATCCGCATCCTCGAAGCCGTGCTACAGCGGCTGGAACTGCCCGTCGATAAGTGTTGGCTCAACCTGCACGAATACGGCAATACGTCCTCCGCGTCCCTGCCCATGACGCTGGACGAGGCCAACCGGGCGGGCCGGCTGAAGCAGGGCGACGTGGTGGCGATGATGGCCATTGGCGCGGGGATGACGTGGGGCAGCGCGGTGATGCGCTGGTAG
- a CDS encoding LytR/AlgR family response regulator transcription factor: MSLSTESAPIRVLLVDPERSARQCLSTRLAADPEVEVVGECASGPDALQMLRRHSVDVIFLDVEMPGMDGFQVLREAGSAHTGATIFVNADATYALKAFEAHALDYLLKPYDDERLTRVLARAKEHVRGGRIQTLARQLAGLLGSTPSAAAPAPPPAPRYLERLVVKEVGRMAFLSVSEVDWLEAEDYYVQVHTGGQTHLLRQSLRELEAQLDPHQFVRIHRSTIVNARRVRELRPLFHGEYQVLLGDGTCLKLSRGYRERLDALLGVA; encoded by the coding sequence GTGAGCCTGTCGACGGAGAGTGCCCCCATCCGTGTGCTGCTGGTGGACCCGGAGCGTTCTGCCCGCCAGTGCCTGAGCACGCGGCTGGCCGCGGATCCGGAGGTGGAGGTGGTGGGCGAGTGTGCCAGTGGCCCCGATGCGTTGCAGATGCTGCGCCGGCACTCCGTCGACGTGATCTTCCTCGACGTGGAGATGCCGGGCATGGATGGCTTCCAGGTGCTGCGGGAAGCAGGTTCCGCTCACACGGGCGCCACCATCTTCGTCAACGCGGACGCCACCTACGCCCTCAAGGCCTTCGAGGCGCACGCGCTCGATTACCTCCTCAAGCCCTACGATGACGAGCGTCTCACCCGGGTGCTGGCCCGTGCCAAGGAGCACGTGCGGGGCGGACGCATCCAGACGTTGGCGCGCCAGCTGGCGGGACTGCTGGGCAGCACCCCGTCCGCGGCGGCCCCGGCGCCACCTCCCGCACCGCGCTACCTGGAGCGGCTGGTGGTCAAGGAGGTCGGCCGGATGGCCTTCCTCTCCGTGAGCGAGGTGGATTGGCTGGAAGCCGAGGACTACTACGTCCAGGTCCACACGGGAGGCCAGACGCACCTGCTCCGCCAGTCCCTGCGGGAGCTGGAGGCGCAGTTGGATCCCCACCAGTTCGTGCGCATCCACCGCTCCACCATCGTCAACGCCCGAAGGGTGCGGGAGCTGCGGCCGCTCTTCCATGGCGAGTACCAGGTCCTCCTGGGTGACGGCACCTGCCTGAAGCTCAGCCGCGGCTACCGGGAGCGGCTGGACGCCCTGCTCGGCGTGGCGTGA
- the rpmF gene encoding 50S ribosomal protein L32, with the protein MGVPKKRTSKMRRDRRRAANNNLRTAVQVIQCGNCKEPVLPHRACAACGYYKGRETVPGAQA; encoded by the coding sequence GTGGGTGTTCCCAAGAAGCGTACGTCCAAGATGCGTCGTGACCGCCGCCGGGCGGCCAACAACAACCTGCGCACCGCCGTGCAGGTGATTCAGTGCGGCAACTGCAAGGAGCCGGTGCTCCCGCACCGCGCCTGTGCTGCCTGCGGCTACTACAAGGGCCGTGAGACGGTGCCGGGCGCTCAGGCCTGA
- the plsX gene encoding phosphate acyltransferase PlsX, protein MRLVLDAMGGDHAPESPVQGALLFAREHPEHEVVLVGDLERLREPLARAGGAPDNVRLHPASEVVEMEDHAISAIRRKKDSSLRVGFELVRRGEAEALVSAGHSGAVMAGALLVLGRIPGVERPAIATLLPALKGGGRCLLLDAGANVECRPVHLAQWAVLGEAYVRARLGIPRPRVAVLSNGEEPSKGTSLTREASELLRASDLDFVGYVEGKDLFSGDVEVVVTDGFTGNVVLKTSEGVAAAVTGLLRSAIERRGGLPEKLGALLLKPTFTGLKKMVDYAEYGGAPLLGIEGVGIVAHGRSSPRALQQALEAALQMAQAGLSAELTRCIAQSAVWLPAKQRGKGATEEALSD, encoded by the coding sequence ATGAGGCTCGTCCTGGATGCGATGGGGGGTGACCATGCCCCCGAGTCCCCCGTGCAGGGGGCCCTTCTGTTCGCGCGGGAGCACCCGGAGCACGAGGTGGTGCTCGTGGGGGACCTGGAGCGCTTGCGTGAGCCCCTGGCCCGGGCGGGTGGGGCCCCGGACAACGTGCGCCTCCACCCCGCCTCGGAGGTGGTGGAGATGGAGGATCACGCCATCTCCGCCATCCGCCGCAAGAAGGACTCCTCCCTGCGGGTGGGCTTCGAGCTCGTGCGCCGGGGCGAGGCGGAGGCGCTGGTATCGGCCGGGCACTCGGGGGCGGTGATGGCGGGGGCGTTGCTGGTGCTGGGCCGCATCCCCGGGGTGGAGCGTCCGGCGATCGCCACGTTGTTGCCGGCCCTCAAGGGGGGAGGGCGCTGCCTGCTGCTGGATGCCGGGGCCAACGTGGAGTGCCGGCCCGTGCACCTGGCGCAGTGGGCGGTGCTGGGCGAGGCCTACGTGCGCGCCCGCCTGGGCATCCCCCGTCCGCGGGTGGCCGTGCTCTCCAACGGAGAGGAGCCCTCCAAGGGGACGTCCCTCACCCGCGAGGCCTCCGAGCTGCTGCGCGCCTCGGACCTGGACTTCGTCGGCTACGTGGAGGGCAAGGACCTCTTTTCCGGGGATGTGGAGGTGGTGGTCACCGACGGCTTCACGGGAAATGTCGTCCTCAAGACATCCGAGGGCGTGGCGGCGGCCGTCACGGGTCTGTTGCGCTCGGCCATCGAAAGGCGTGGAGGCCTGCCGGAGAAACTGGGGGCGCTGCTGCTCAAGCCCACCTTCACCGGCCTGAAGAAGATGGTGGATTACGCGGAGTACGGCGGAGCGCCGCTGCTCGGTATCGAGGGCGTGGGCATCGTGGCCCATGGCCGCAGCTCACCTCGGGCGTTGCAGCAGGCCCTGGAAGCCGCCCTGCAGATGGCCCAGGCGGGGTTGAGCGCCGAGTTGACGCGGTGCATCGCACAATCCGCCGTCTGGCTCCCTGCAAAGCAACGGGGAAAGGGGGCGACAGAGGAGGCCCTTTCCGATTAG
- a CDS encoding DUF4962 domain-containing protein, whose product MRHSITLWLVLFVSLPALAGSHPSLFFEPSQVEALRQKARSTHQAIYQPLLKGTTSYLDSTVASSGLVTWKATGKTLQLDRREVGNLLVVFAFVAQLSTDSRHLDLAKNWLLTVSSWGNLDLDGSQDLVQAHLLGGVAVAYDLLAPKLTSTESSRVRTTLQQNANALTQTSKGGEWWADEYLQNHNWVNHAAIGLAALATRGELPSTTTQPWLDLATGNARKVKQVMELVTDGLWHEGYSYVTYGLSWYLPFVSALKRVTGTDLGDLGLVKAMPRAVAATHLPERPSQPVLIHGDFYGFSPDLGLMPLRYAAMRYRDPVAQGMADAWIRGTPSNSWAPELNPRVFEFLFYDETLRPTDVRTLPLDWYGDSQQAAVFRSGWDKGSLLFALKNGPYGGMAGWQWLKSGMEPRGVLNFAHDHADDNGFYLYGNGSWLAPEAAGYYIGHAGSPGPAANQTVFHNSLTIDGVGQLGEGVRDKSDSAAAYSWYFDRKGGIPFFGSSEHAGYAIGDGSTLYASTLGLRRWDRHALFLDRKWVVLRDVVQASKSHVYRWSCHFMNGATREGGWLHGRGENSQALGVAVVAPASFDVAFTEQRPVNIKKLNSAGLVVNAEVKPTSASANVTFLTALVPTQESAWASRPAVKALDTRAPEAGLKVTEGASTIYALFNDLPEQSRTAGGFRLAGLAGVVRYEGTTPTRAVLIRGTSLADASHTLISQTEPTRVLEADGLASDTVRLSGNATGSPRIHAPLATRVVWNGMEVPFRREGDTLVLGGTNDVPPSEPTPPDTTDSTPPIVVGPESPTGDEPSAGSGSAMPPPEEGREPDAPGLSRPAGLSCASSGGQLVLGWSLLALSGALALGRRRSSRRPGHMSDTNRP is encoded by the coding sequence ATGAGGCACTCCATCACGCTCTGGCTGGTGCTGTTCGTCTCGCTTCCCGCGCTCGCGGGCTCGCACCCCAGCCTCTTCTTCGAGCCCTCCCAGGTCGAGGCGCTACGCCAGAAGGCCCGGTCGACCCATCAGGCCATCTACCAGCCCCTGCTGAAGGGCACGACGAGCTACCTGGACAGCACCGTCGCGTCGTCCGGTCTGGTCACCTGGAAGGCCACGGGGAAGACCCTGCAGCTGGATCGCCGCGAGGTCGGCAACCTGCTGGTGGTGTTCGCCTTCGTGGCGCAGCTGTCCACCGACAGCCGCCACCTCGACCTGGCCAAGAACTGGCTGTTGACGGTCTCCTCGTGGGGAAACCTCGACCTCGACGGCTCGCAGGATCTGGTCCAGGCCCACCTGCTCGGAGGCGTCGCGGTGGCCTACGATCTGTTGGCCCCGAAGCTCACCAGCACCGAGTCCTCGCGCGTCCGGACCACCCTCCAGCAGAACGCCAATGCCCTGACGCAGACGTCCAAGGGCGGCGAGTGGTGGGCGGACGAGTACCTGCAGAACCACAACTGGGTGAACCATGCCGCCATCGGGCTCGCGGCGCTGGCCACCCGCGGAGAGCTGCCGAGCACCACCACGCAACCCTGGCTCGACCTGGCCACCGGCAACGCGCGCAAGGTGAAGCAGGTGATGGAGCTGGTGACGGATGGCCTCTGGCACGAGGGCTACTCCTACGTCACGTACGGGCTGAGCTGGTACCTGCCCTTCGTGAGCGCGCTGAAGCGGGTCACCGGCACCGACCTGGGTGACCTGGGCCTGGTGAAGGCGATGCCGCGCGCCGTGGCCGCCACCCACCTGCCCGAGCGGCCGAGCCAGCCCGTGCTGATCCACGGCGACTTCTACGGCTTCAGCCCGGACCTGGGATTGATGCCCCTGCGCTACGCGGCGATGCGGTACCGCGACCCGGTGGCCCAGGGCATGGCGGACGCGTGGATTCGCGGCACGCCCTCCAACAGCTGGGCGCCCGAGCTCAACCCGCGCGTCTTCGAGTTCCTCTTCTACGACGAGACCCTGCGCCCCACGGACGTGCGCACCCTGCCGCTGGACTGGTACGGCGACAGCCAGCAGGCGGCGGTGTTCCGGAGCGGCTGGGACAAGGGCTCGCTCCTCTTCGCGCTCAAGAACGGCCCGTATGGAGGCATGGCCGGGTGGCAATGGCTGAAGAGCGGGATGGAGCCGCGCGGCGTGCTCAACTTCGCCCACGACCACGCCGACGACAACGGCTTCTACCTGTATGGCAATGGCTCCTGGCTGGCGCCCGAGGCGGCCGGCTACTACATCGGCCACGCGGGCTCTCCGGGACCGGCGGCCAACCAGACCGTCTTCCACAACTCGCTGACCATCGACGGCGTGGGCCAGCTCGGCGAGGGCGTGCGCGACAAGAGCGACTCCGCCGCGGCCTACAGCTGGTACTTCGACCGCAAGGGCGGCATCCCCTTCTTCGGCTCCAGCGAGCACGCCGGCTACGCCATCGGCGATGGCTCCACGCTCTACGCCTCCACCCTGGGGCTGCGCCGCTGGGATCGCCACGCCCTCTTCCTCGACCGCAAGTGGGTGGTGCTGCGCGACGTGGTGCAGGCCTCCAAGTCCCACGTCTACCGGTGGTCCTGCCACTTCATGAATGGAGCGACCCGCGAGGGCGGCTGGCTCCACGGGCGCGGCGAGAACAGCCAGGCCCTGGGCGTCGCCGTGGTGGCCCCCGCGTCCTTCGACGTCGCCTTCACGGAGCAGCGGCCGGTCAACATCAAGAAGCTCAACTCCGCCGGGCTCGTCGTCAACGCCGAGGTCAAACCCACCTCGGCCTCCGCCAACGTCACCTTCCTCACGGCGCTGGTGCCAACACAGGAGTCAGCGTGGGCCTCGCGCCCGGCGGTGAAGGCGCTCGACACCCGCGCGCCCGAGGCCGGGCTGAAGGTGACCGAGGGCGCCTCCACCATCTACGCGCTCTTCAATGATCTCCCCGAGCAGAGCCGTACGGCGGGCGGCTTCCGGCTGGCGGGGCTCGCGGGGGTCGTCCGGTACGAGGGCACCACGCCCACCCGCGCCGTGCTGATCCGCGGCACGAGCCTGGCCGATGCCTCGCACACGCTCATCAGCCAGACGGAGCCCACACGGGTGCTGGAGGCGGACGGGCTCGCCTCCGACACGGTGCGGCTGTCCGGAAACGCCACGGGCTCGCCCCGCATCCACGCGCCCCTGGCCACCCGCGTCGTGTGGAACGGCATGGAGGTCCCCTTCCGTCGCGAGGGCGACACCCTCGTGCTGGGGGGGACGAACGACGTGCCCCCCAGCGAGCCCACGCCCCCGGACACCACCGACTCCACTCCCCCGATCGTCGTCGGACCCGAGTCGCCCACCGGCGACGAGCCCTCCGCGGGCTCGGGCTCGGCGATGCCGCCCCCCGAGGAGGGTCGAGAGCCCGATGCCCCCGGCCTCTCCCGGCCCGCGGGACTGTCCTGTGCCTCGAGCGGCGGGCAGCTCGTGCTCGGCTGGAGTCTCCTCGCCCTGAGCGGCGCGCTGGCGCTCGGACGGCGTCGATCGTCGCGCCGCCCCGGGCACATGTCGGACACCAACCGCC
- the fabG gene encoding 3-oxoacyl-[acyl-carrier-protein] reductase translates to MSSFKDKVVLVTGGSRGIGRSIAVAFAKQGATVIISYAGNEAAAQETLGLIQSAGAKGEAIRFDVADSAACASAVESVVKTHGRLDVLVNNAGVAVDGLVMRVKDEDWDKQLDTNLKGAFALIRAASRPMMKQKGGAIINLTSVVGEMGNGGQAAYSASKAGLIGLTKSVARELASRNIRVNAVSPGFIGTDMTSHLEGETREKMLAAIPLGRLGSPEDVANAVLFLASDTAAYITGEVLKVNGGMYM, encoded by the coding sequence ATGAGCTCGTTCAAGGACAAGGTGGTGTTGGTGACGGGCGGCTCGCGGGGTATCGGCCGCTCCATCGCCGTGGCCTTCGCGAAGCAGGGCGCGACGGTGATCATCAGCTACGCGGGTAACGAGGCCGCGGCCCAGGAGACCCTGGGGCTCATCCAGTCGGCCGGGGCCAAGGGCGAGGCGATCCGCTTCGACGTGGCGGACAGCGCCGCCTGCGCCAGCGCCGTGGAGAGCGTGGTGAAGACGCACGGCCGCCTGGATGTGCTCGTCAACAACGCGGGCGTGGCCGTCGATGGCCTGGTCATGCGCGTGAAGGACGAGGACTGGGACAAGCAGCTGGACACCAACCTCAAGGGCGCCTTCGCCCTCATCCGCGCGGCCAGCCGGCCGATGATGAAGCAGAAGGGCGGGGCCATCATCAACCTGACCTCCGTGGTGGGGGAAATGGGCAATGGTGGACAGGCCGCCTACTCGGCGTCCAAAGCGGGCCTCATCGGCTTGACGAAGTCCGTGGCCCGCGAGCTGGCCAGCCGCAACATCCGGGTGAACGCCGTCTCCCCGGGCTTCATCGGCACGGACATGACCTCCCACCTGGAGGGCGAGACGCGGGAGAAGATGCTGGCCGCCATCCCCCTGGGCCGCCTGGGCTCCCCCGAGGACGTGGCCAACGCCGTCCTCTTCCTCGCCAGCGACACCGCCGCATACATCACCGGAGAGGTCCTCAAGGTGAATGGCGGCATGTACATGTAG
- the fabD gene encoding ACP S-malonyltransferase: MSKIAFVFPGQGSQAVGMGKDLYEKFPEARAIFEAADEALGEKFSQTLFEGPESALKLTANTQPAILMVSVAAHAVFSKRAPAPAFVAGHSLGEYSALVAAGALSLADAVRAVRARGTFMQEAVPEGVGAMAAVLGLEPSKVKQACDVAAEGQVVSPANYNSPEQTVIAGHVQAVERAIAKAKELGGKAKLLPVSAPFHCALMEPVKPRLAEVLGKVKVSAPSVPVVTNVEAAPNSDAARVVPLLLEQVSSSVRWVETIQALQAQGVTRVFELGPGKVLSGLNKRTTKDIESFNVEDSASLEKALAALGA, encoded by the coding sequence ATGTCGAAGATCGCGTTCGTCTTCCCCGGACAGGGCAGTCAGGCTGTCGGCATGGGGAAGGACCTGTACGAGAAGTTCCCCGAGGCCCGGGCCATCTTCGAGGCGGCCGACGAGGCGCTGGGCGAGAAGTTCTCCCAGACGCTGTTCGAGGGGCCCGAGTCGGCGCTGAAGCTGACGGCCAACACGCAGCCGGCCATCCTCATGGTGTCCGTGGCGGCGCACGCCGTCTTCTCCAAGCGCGCGCCGGCGCCGGCCTTCGTGGCGGGGCACTCGCTGGGTGAGTATTCGGCGCTGGTGGCGGCGGGCGCGCTGTCGCTGGCGGACGCGGTCCGGGCGGTGCGGGCCCGCGGCACCTTCATGCAGGAGGCGGTGCCCGAGGGCGTGGGCGCCATGGCCGCGGTGTTGGGCCTGGAGCCCTCCAAGGTGAAGCAGGCGTGCGACGTGGCCGCCGAGGGCCAGGTGGTGTCGCCCGCCAACTACAACTCGCCGGAGCAGACGGTCATCGCCGGCCATGTGCAGGCGGTGGAGCGTGCCATCGCCAAGGCCAAGGAGCTGGGGGGCAAGGCGAAGCTCTTGCCGGTATCCGCTCCCTTCCACTGCGCGCTGATGGAGCCGGTGAAGCCCCGGCTGGCCGAGGTGCTGGGCAAGGTGAAGGTGTCCGCTCCGTCCGTCCCCGTGGTGACGAACGTGGAGGCGGCGCCCAACAGCGACGCGGCCCGCGTGGTGCCGCTGCTGCTGGAGCAGGTGAGCTCCTCGGTGCGCTGGGTGGAGACCATCCAGGCCCTCCAGGCGCAGGGGGTGACGCGCGTCTTCGAACTGGGCCCCGGCAAGGTGCTGAGCGGGCTCAACAAGCGCACCACCAAGGACATCGAGTCGTTCAACGTGGAAGACTCCGCGAGCCTCGAGAAGGCCCTCGCGGCACTGGGAGCGTGA
- a CDS encoding ATP-binding protein — protein MAWTGWKARVLGLAWLEGPEGQRVRIERRAATLLAYLGLEGPSAKASLTGLLWPDSPPTTARNNMRQLLRRLRLACGGLELVRADTERLELGPELDLDVARLKSAALSHAHSHILEAVHPEGGGQLLSGFDFDDCPELARWLDGARTAVEGWVRQAREAEIERHMARGDLTTALMQAQAWVQQEPESEQAGRHLIRLHYLQGDRGAALAAFERLRTALSRELDVTPMPDTLALVRHIEKGTQLPHPPAAAPALPLSVLRPPVLAGRAAAWRQLEEGWNAGQMLFITGEPGTGKSRLAEEFAAVKGRWFRMEGRPGDQDIPFASQARALRNHMAQEPGVKLPDWVRSELSRILPELGDPRLLSPLTSETDELRFYDAHVEAMRLLSTGGSINVVDDIQYWDKASSKIFTYAIARLLESSAGSARPPRFIDCYRRGELPSYNQVNIRRMVESGVARVIDLGPLAPDDVRQLLAGLELPGAEAHAEALARYTGGNPLYIIETLKHLLETDSLHKDWPHRLPPPGRVGPLIQRRLERLSPLALQTAQLAALADSHFRPALAPAALEVTATEIHAALAELEAAQVLMGERFSHDLVLEAVRASLPPAAARVLHGRLATVLERERAPAILLAHHWMEAGAVERALPYLLASAHADEQVLPPEQAADHYARAAALMDAAGRPEEAVKARTAEARCRTRARRSPSPR, from the coding sequence GTGGCCTGGACGGGGTGGAAAGCACGGGTGTTGGGGTTGGCGTGGCTCGAGGGGCCCGAGGGCCAACGCGTGCGGATCGAGCGGCGGGCCGCGACGTTGCTGGCCTACCTGGGACTGGAAGGGCCCTCGGCCAAGGCCTCCCTGACGGGCCTGCTGTGGCCTGACTCGCCGCCCACCACCGCACGCAACAACATGCGCCAGCTGCTGCGCCGTCTGCGGCTGGCGTGTGGTGGCCTGGAGTTGGTACGGGCCGACACCGAGCGCCTGGAGCTCGGCCCCGAGCTGGACCTGGACGTCGCGCGGCTGAAGTCCGCCGCCCTGAGCCACGCGCACTCCCACATCCTCGAGGCCGTGCACCCCGAGGGCGGTGGCCAGCTGCTGTCTGGCTTCGACTTCGATGACTGCCCCGAGCTGGCGCGGTGGCTGGACGGCGCCCGTACCGCCGTGGAGGGCTGGGTGCGCCAGGCGCGCGAGGCGGAGATCGAACGCCACATGGCGCGGGGCGATCTGACGACCGCGCTCATGCAGGCCCAGGCCTGGGTCCAGCAGGAGCCCGAGTCCGAGCAGGCCGGCCGCCACCTCATCCGCCTGCACTACCTCCAGGGGGATCGCGGCGCCGCCCTCGCCGCCTTCGAGCGGCTGCGCACCGCCCTCTCCCGCGAGCTGGACGTCACCCCCATGCCCGACACCCTCGCCCTGGTGCGGCACATCGAGAAGGGCACCCAGCTCCCCCACCCTCCCGCCGCAGCCCCAGCGCTCCCCCTGTCCGTGCTGCGGCCGCCGGTGCTCGCGGGCCGGGCGGCCGCCTGGCGCCAGCTCGAGGAGGGCTGGAACGCCGGCCAGATGTTGTTCATCACCGGAGAGCCCGGCACCGGAAAGTCCCGGCTCGCCGAGGAGTTCGCGGCCGTCAAGGGCCGGTGGTTCCGGATGGAGGGGCGCCCGGGGGATCAGGACATCCCCTTCGCCTCACAAGCACGCGCCCTGCGTAACCACATGGCCCAGGAGCCCGGGGTGAAGCTGCCAGACTGGGTGCGCTCCGAGCTCTCGCGCATCCTCCCCGAGCTGGGCGATCCACGCCTCCTCTCGCCCCTGACCTCCGAGACCGACGAGCTGCGCTTCTACGACGCGCACGTGGAGGCGATGCGGCTGCTCAGCACAGGTGGGTCCATCAACGTCGTGGACGACATCCAGTACTGGGACAAGGCCAGCTCCAAGATCTTCACCTATGCGATCGCGCGCCTGTTGGAGTCCAGCGCGGGCTCGGCGCGACCACCGCGCTTCATCGACTGCTACCGCCGGGGAGAGCTCCCATCCTACAACCAGGTCAACATCCGCCGGATGGTGGAATCCGGGGTGGCGCGCGTCATCGACCTCGGCCCCCTCGCCCCGGACGATGTGCGCCAGTTGCTGGCGGGCCTGGAGCTGCCCGGCGCGGAAGCCCATGCCGAGGCCCTGGCCCGCTATACCGGTGGCAACCCCCTCTACATCATCGAGACGCTCAAGCACCTGCTCGAGACCGACTCCCTCCACAAGGACTGGCCCCACCGGCTGCCTCCTCCGGGCCGCGTGGGTCCCCTCATCCAGCGCCGGCTCGAGCGGCTCTCCCCCCTGGCGCTCCAGACGGCCCAGCTCGCCGCCCTGGCGGACTCGCACTTCCGGCCCGCGCTCGCCCCCGCCGCGCTCGAGGTGACCGCCACCGAGATTCACGCCGCGCTCGCCGAGCTCGAGGCCGCGCAGGTCCTGATGGGCGAGCGCTTCAGCCATGACCTGGTGCTGGAAGCCGTCCGGGCCAGCCTCCCCCCCGCCGCCGCCCGGGTCCTGCATGGCCGTCTCGCCACCGTGCTCGAGCGCGAGCGGGCCCCCGCCATCCTCCTCGCCCACCATTGGATGGAGGCGGGCGCGGTGGAGCGCGCCCTGCCGTACCTGCTCGCCTCCGCGCACGCGGATGAGCAGGTGCTTCCTCCCGAGCAGGCCGCGGATCATTACGCGCGCGCGGCGGCCCTCATGGACGCGGCCGGCCGGCCCGAGGAGGCCGTGAAGGCACGCACCGCCGAGGCGAGGTGCCGCACCCGCGCACGGCGCTCGCCCTCGCCCCGGTGA
- the acpP gene encoding acyl carrier protein translates to MSTSAIEAKVKNIIADQLGVGEEEIKPESSFIEDLGADSLDIVELVMAMEEEFEVEIPDEEAENIKTVGDAINYINTHKK, encoded by the coding sequence ATGTCGACTTCTGCTATCGAGGCCAAGGTCAAGAACATCATCGCCGACCAGCTGGGCGTGGGCGAGGAGGAGATCAAGCCGGAGTCCTCCTTCATCGAGGACCTGGGCGCTGACAGCCTCGACATCGTGGAGTTGGTGATGGCGATGGAGGAGGAGTTCGAGGTCGAGATTCCCGACGAGGAGGCCGAGAACATCAAGACCGTCGGCGATGCCATCAACTACATCAACACGCACAAGAAGTAG